A region from the Pelobates fuscus isolate aPelFus1 chromosome 3, aPelFus1.pri, whole genome shotgun sequence genome encodes:
- the LOC134601779 gene encoding uncharacterized protein LOC134601779 has translation MSEETFLYLCAKLRPAMEKQTTNFRACLPVRKRVAIALWKLATNSEYRSIGHLFGVSKSSVCRCVQDFCKAVCTLLALEIIHFPDWQKLKDMADYFENRWGLPQCVGAIDGSHIPIIAPQEYHTDYFNRKGWHSIILQGVVDGKGLFWSVNVGKPGSLHDARVLRLSIFWDWVGQGGLYPVCTKNIGGVNVGYYVLGDSAYPLQNWLLKPFPDNGRLTPEQQTYNKKTSRARFVVENAFGRLKGRWRCLMKRNDSDIALVKSMVLTCFALHNLCERHGEDFHQDWNTSAEEPGRVITQDSEEECSEIRQALMRHLNI, from the coding sequence ATGTCGGAGGAAACATTTTTATACCTTTGTGCAAAGCTACGTCCAGCGATGGAGAAGCAAACCACCAACTTCAGAGCCTGTTTGCCTGTGAGGAAAAGAGTTGCCATTGCACTGTGGAAGCTGGCtaccaacagtgaatacagaagtATAGGTCATCTTTTTGGTGTCAGTAAATCATCAGTGTGCCGGTGTGTGCAGGACTTCTGTAAGGCTGTATGCACATTGCTAGCTCTTGAAATTATTCATTTTCCGGACTGGCAAAAGCTTAAAGACATGGCTGACTACTTTGAGAACAGGTGGGGCCTTCCACAGTGTGTTGGTGCTATTGATGGGTCACACATACCAATAATAGCACCACAAGAATACCACACTGACTACTTCAACAGAAAAGGCTGGCATTCCATCATCCTCCAAGGAGTAGTGGATGGAAAAGGACTATTCTGGAGTGTGAATGTAGGAAAGCCTGGGAGCTTGCATGATGCTCGGGTTCTACGACTGTCCATATTTTGGGACTGGGTTGGCCAGGGAGGCCTGTATCCTGTTTGCACTAAGAACATTGGGGGGGTGAATGTTGGCTATTATGTGCTCGGGGACTCTGCCTACCCTTTACAAAATTGGCTCCTGAAACCATTTCCTGACAATGGCCGCCTGACACCAGAACAACAAACCTACAACAAGAAAACATCCAGGGCACGGTTCGTAGTTGAAAATGCATTCGGAAGACTTAAGGGTAGGTGGCGTTGTCTTATGAAGAGGAATGACAGTGACATTGCACTTGTCAAATCCATGGTGCTTACTTGCTTTGCTCTTCACAATCTTTGTGAAAGACATGGAGAAGACTTCCACCAGGATTGGAATACGTCTGCAGAAGAGCCAGGACGGGTAATTACACAGGATAGCGAAGAAGAGTGCAGTGAAATACGTCAGGCTCTTATGCGGCACCtcaacatttaa